In the Corythoichthys intestinalis isolate RoL2023-P3 chromosome 12, ASM3026506v1, whole genome shotgun sequence genome, one interval contains:
- the LOC130927475 gene encoding rab-like protein 3, translating to MASLDRVKVLVLGDSGVGKSSLVHLLCQNQVLGNPSWTVGCSVDVRVQDYKEGTPDEKTFYIELWDVGGSVGSASSIKSTRAVFYNSVNGIILVHDLTNKKSSQNLYRWSLEALNKDSSPTGVIVSNGDYDREQFAENPVPLLLIGTKFDQISETKRSEVLTRTAFLSEDFNAEEINLDCTNLRYLAAGTSNAVKLSRFFDKVIEKRYFTRDPSQMTGFTDRKRFNFKTLHYD from the exons ATGGCTTCTCTCGATAGAGTTAAAGTGCTAGTTTTAGGTGATTCCG GTGTAGGAAAGTCCTCCTTAGTACATCTTTTGTGCCAGAACCAGGTTTTAGGGAATCCATCCTGGACTGTTGGATGCTCAGTAGATGTACGG GTTCAAGACTACAAAGAGGGAACCCCAGACGAAAAAACATTCTACATTGAATTATGGGATGTCGGGGGCTCGGTcggcagtgccagcagtataaaAAGCACCAGAGCCGTCTTTTATAATTCAGTCAACG GAATTATTTTAGTCCACGATCTGACAAATAAGAAATCATCTCAGAATCTTTATCGCTGGTCACTGGAAGCGCTAAACAAGGATTCGTCACCAACGGGCGTCATTGTCTCCAATGG TGACTATGATCGTGAGCAGTTTGCAGAGAATCCGGTGCCGTTGCTTCTCATTGGCACCAAGTTTGACCAGATCTCCGAAACCAAACGGAGTGAAGTTCTCACACGGACGGCTTTCTTGTCTGAAGACTTCAACGCGGAGGAGATCAATCTT GACTGTACCAATCTGAGATATTTGGCTGCAGGCACATCCAATGCAGTGAAGCTCAGCAGATTCTTTGACAAG GTGATTGAAAAAAGATATTTCACAAGAGATCCAAGTCAG ATGACAGGCTTCACGGACCGAAAGCGATTCAACTTTAAGACTTTGCACTATGACTGA